A genomic stretch from Streptomyces sp. QL37 includes:
- a CDS encoding helical backbone metal receptor, translating to MRVVSLVPSLTEAVAVTAPGLLVGVTDWCTRPAGLTAARIGGTKNPDTAAVAALRPDLVIANEEENREADLAALREAGLNVLVTEVRTLDQAFAELERVLTACGLPRPPWLEESRTAWSALPPAPAPRPAIVPVWRRPWMVLGRDTFAGDLLARLGVRNVYAGHQDRYPRVPLAELNASGAELVVLPDEPYRFTAADGPEAFPGMPAALVDGRHLTWYGPSLAEAAGALRAALR from the coding sequence ATGCGTGTCGTCTCCCTCGTCCCGTCGCTCACCGAGGCCGTCGCCGTCACCGCTCCCGGCCTGCTCGTCGGTGTCACCGACTGGTGCACCCGTCCCGCGGGGCTGACCGCCGCCCGGATCGGCGGCACGAAGAACCCCGACACCGCCGCCGTGGCAGCCCTGCGCCCCGACCTCGTCATCGCCAACGAGGAGGAGAACCGGGAGGCGGACCTGGCCGCACTGCGGGAGGCTGGGCTGAACGTCCTGGTCACCGAGGTCCGCACCCTCGACCAGGCCTTCGCCGAGCTGGAACGGGTCCTCACCGCCTGCGGGCTGCCCAGGCCGCCGTGGCTGGAGGAGTCCCGGACCGCCTGGTCGGCGCTGCCGCCCGCCCCCGCCCCGCGCCCCGCGATCGTGCCGGTCTGGCGCAGGCCCTGGATGGTCCTGGGCCGCGACACCTTCGCCGGTGACCTGCTGGCCCGCCTCGGGGTGCGGAACGTGTACGCCGGCCACCAGGACCGCTACCCCCGCGTCCCCCTGGCCGAGCTGAACGCGTCCGGCGCCGAGCTGGTCGTACTGCCCGACGAGCCGTACCGCTTCACCGCCGCCGACGGGCCCGAGGCCTTCCCCGGCATGCCCGCCGCGCTCGTCGACGGGCGTCACCTCACGTGGTACGGACCGTCGCTGGCCGAAGCGGCCGGGGCGCTGCGAGCAGCGCTCCGCTGA
- a CDS encoding TDT family transporter, with the protein MAIFPQTKTGTPPSRPVAPRLPALRHLGPNWYATVMGTAVVATAGAALPVHVPGLRTACVVVWALSAVALTVVLAARAGHWMLHRDQARAHLLDPAVAPFHGCLSMALLAVGAGTLLVGQDVIGHPAAVAVDALLFTAGTVAGLAAAVAIPYLMVVRHRPAPGTASPVWLLPLVAPMVSAAVGPLLVPELAPGQAREALLLACYAMFGLSLLATLVVVPLVFARLVHQGPPPLALTPTLFLVLGPLGQSTTAVNQLADVAPGAIGAPYVSAFGAFAVLYGVPVMGFALLWLALSVALVVRAMRRGMGFTMTWWGFTFPVGTCVTGAAGLARHTGLDAFTWLAVALYALLVTAWAVAGARTLGGLFSGALLAAPRPLRPATVRTT; encoded by the coding sequence ATGGCCATCTTTCCGCAGACCAAGACCGGGACACCCCCCTCCCGCCCCGTCGCCCCCCGGCTCCCGGCCCTGCGGCACCTCGGCCCCAACTGGTACGCGACGGTGATGGGGACCGCCGTCGTCGCGACGGCGGGCGCCGCGCTGCCCGTGCACGTGCCGGGCCTGCGGACCGCCTGCGTCGTGGTGTGGGCCCTGTCCGCCGTGGCGCTGACCGTGGTGCTGGCCGCACGGGCCGGGCACTGGATGCTGCACCGGGACCAGGCCCGCGCCCACCTGCTGGATCCCGCCGTCGCCCCGTTCCACGGCTGTCTGTCCATGGCGCTGCTCGCCGTCGGCGCGGGCACCCTCCTGGTGGGGCAGGACGTCATCGGGCATCCCGCCGCCGTCGCCGTGGACGCGCTGCTCTTCACAGCGGGCACGGTCGCCGGACTCGCCGCCGCGGTGGCGATCCCGTACCTCATGGTCGTACGCCACCGGCCTGCCCCGGGCACCGCGTCGCCGGTCTGGCTGCTGCCTCTGGTGGCCCCGATGGTCTCGGCCGCCGTAGGGCCGCTGCTGGTCCCCGAGCTGGCCCCCGGCCAGGCGCGCGAGGCACTCCTGCTGGCCTGCTACGCGATGTTCGGGCTGTCCCTGCTGGCGACCCTGGTGGTCGTTCCGCTCGTCTTCGCGCGCCTGGTCCACCAGGGCCCGCCGCCGCTCGCGCTGACCCCGACGCTGTTCCTGGTGCTCGGGCCGCTCGGCCAGTCCACGACCGCCGTCAACCAGCTGGCCGATGTGGCACCGGGCGCGATCGGGGCGCCCTACGTTTCGGCGTTCGGCGCGTTCGCCGTCCTGTACGGAGTGCCCGTGATGGGGTTCGCCCTGCTGTGGCTGGCCCTGTCCGTCGCTCTGGTGGTGCGCGCGATGCGGCGCGGCATGGGGTTCACGATGACGTGGTGGGGCTTCACCTTCCCGGTCGGCACGTGCGTCACCGGCGCGGCGGGACTGGCGCGGCACACCGGGCTGGACGCGTTCACCTGGCTGGCCGTGGCGCTCTACGCGCTGCTGGTGACCGCCTGGGCGGTCGCCGGCGCGCGGACGCTGGGCGGGCTCTTCAGCGGAGCGCTGCTCGCAGCGCCCCGGCCGCTTCGGCCAGCGACGGTCCGTACCACGTGA
- a CDS encoding LysR family transcriptional regulator — MSSPPSTPSSLPHRVPDLGAMVLLIAVARHGSLGRAARDVGISQPAASGRIRSMERQLGVALLDRSPRGSRLTDAGALVTDWARRVVEAAEAFDAGAQALRDRRDSRLRVAASMTIAEYLLPGWLIALRAGLPDTAVSLLAGNSAAVARRLLAGEADLGFVEGLSVPEGLDGTVVAHDRLVVVVAPSHPWARRRTQLTPRELAATPLILREHGSGTRQVLDAALAVHGGLARPLLELSSTTAVKGAAESGAGPCVLSELALDEELSARRLVKVPVAGVRLRRQLRAVWPAGHRPTGPARDLLSLTAREAREP, encoded by the coding sequence ATGTCCAGTCCTCCGTCCACGCCCTCCTCCCTGCCCCACCGGGTCCCCGACCTGGGAGCCATGGTGCTGCTGATAGCCGTCGCGCGGCACGGGAGTCTGGGCAGGGCGGCACGGGACGTCGGCATCAGCCAGCCCGCCGCCTCGGGCCGCATCCGGTCGATGGAGCGGCAGCTGGGCGTCGCACTCCTGGACCGCTCACCGCGCGGTTCCCGGCTGACCGACGCGGGCGCCCTCGTCACCGACTGGGCGCGCAGGGTCGTCGAGGCGGCAGAGGCGTTCGACGCGGGTGCCCAGGCGCTGCGGGACCGGCGCGACTCCCGGCTGCGGGTCGCCGCGAGCATGACCATCGCGGAGTACCTGCTGCCGGGCTGGCTGATCGCGCTGCGGGCGGGGCTCCCCGACACGGCGGTGTCCCTGCTCGCGGGGAACTCGGCCGCCGTCGCCCGGCGGCTGCTCGCGGGCGAGGCCGACCTGGGCTTCGTCGAGGGGCTGTCCGTGCCGGAAGGCCTCGACGGCACCGTCGTCGCACACGACCGCCTCGTCGTGGTGGTGGCCCCGTCCCATCCCTGGGCCCGCCGGCGCACGCAGCTGACTCCCCGGGAGCTCGCGGCGACGCCGCTGATCCTGCGGGAACACGGTTCGGGTACCCGCCAGGTCCTGGACGCCGCGCTCGCCGTGCACGGGGGACTGGCGCGCCCCCTGCTGGAGCTCTCCTCGACCACCGCGGTGAAGGGGGCCGCGGAGAGCGGCGCCGGCCCCTGCGTACTCAGCGAGCTCGCGCTCGACGAGGAGCTCTCCGCGCGGCGGCTGGTCAAGGTGCCGGTCGCCGGTGTCCGGCTGCGCCGTCAGCTGCGCGCGGTCTGGCCCGCCGGCCACCGGCCCACCGGGCCGGCGCGCGACCTGCTCTCCCTGACCGCCCGCGAGGCACGGGAGCCCTGA
- a CDS encoding gamma-glutamyl-gamma-aminobutyrate hydrolase family protein gives MHEPLIGVTTYLEPAARWGVWELPAALLPAAYPALVQRSGGIAALLPPDDPSKAAAVVARVDGLVIAGGPDVEPGLYGAERDFRTGPPAHERDTWEVALLRAAREAGTPVLGICRGMQLLNVALGGTLTQHLDGHAGPFGKAGVLGEHLVTPVPGTLYASLVPEEASVPTYHHQAVDRLAPGLVASAHAADGTVEAVELPGDRWVLGVQWHPEMGDDLRIMRALVAAAREEAAVPSA, from the coding sequence ATGCACGAACCGCTCATCGGCGTCACGACCTATCTGGAGCCGGCGGCTCGCTGGGGCGTCTGGGAACTTCCCGCGGCGCTGCTTCCCGCCGCCTACCCCGCCCTCGTCCAGCGCTCCGGCGGAATCGCCGCGCTGCTGCCGCCCGACGACCCGTCGAAGGCTGCGGCCGTCGTGGCCAGGGTGGACGGCCTCGTGATCGCGGGCGGCCCCGACGTCGAACCCGGACTGTACGGCGCGGAGCGCGACTTCAGGACGGGACCGCCGGCCCATGAGCGCGACACCTGGGAAGTGGCCCTGCTCCGCGCGGCGAGGGAGGCCGGCACTCCGGTGCTCGGGATCTGCCGGGGCATGCAGCTGCTCAACGTGGCGCTGGGCGGCACGCTGACCCAGCATCTGGACGGCCACGCGGGCCCGTTCGGCAAGGCCGGCGTCCTCGGCGAGCACCTGGTGACGCCGGTCCCGGGGACGCTGTACGCCTCGCTCGTGCCCGAGGAGGCGTCCGTACCCACGTACCACCACCAGGCCGTGGACCGGCTCGCGCCGGGTCTGGTCGCCTCCGCACACGCGGCGGACGGCACGGTGGAGGCGGTCGAGCTGCCGGGCGACCGGTGGGTGCTCGGGGTCCAGTGGCACCCGGAGATGGGCGACGACCTGCGGATCATGCGGGCCCTGGTGGCGGCGGCCCGGGAGGAGGCGGCCGTACCCTCCGCCTGA
- a CDS encoding FCD domain-containing protein, whose protein sequence is MAEETGEPEASGRLLPALRPVRAGNGFEEALEQILQVVRLGLVPGGGRLPAERELAGLLGISRVTLREVLKVLQDQGLIEARRGRYGGTFVLPRTGPADGDELRRRVADVDLEDVLLFREVLESGAAGLCASRGLDEEGAERLRTALAATHEAPLPDYRRIDTLFHLTLAELSGSPSLAARYAAVRASVNDLLDCLPLLVRNLEHSQHQHTALVGAVLDGDEAGARAVMREHCAGTAALLRGFLA, encoded by the coding sequence GTGGCGGAAGAGACCGGGGAACCCGAGGCCTCCGGCCGGCTGCTGCCCGCGCTGCGGCCGGTCCGCGCGGGCAACGGCTTCGAGGAGGCCTTGGAGCAGATCCTCCAGGTGGTCCGGCTCGGCCTGGTGCCCGGCGGCGGGCGGCTGCCGGCCGAGCGCGAGCTGGCCGGGCTCCTCGGTATCAGCCGTGTCACCCTGCGCGAGGTGCTGAAGGTGCTCCAGGACCAGGGCCTGATCGAGGCCCGGCGCGGCCGGTACGGCGGTACGTTCGTGCTCCCCCGCACCGGCCCGGCCGACGGTGACGAGCTGCGCCGCCGGGTGGCGGACGTCGACCTCGAGGACGTCCTGCTCTTCCGCGAGGTCCTGGAGTCGGGGGCGGCCGGGCTCTGCGCGTCGCGCGGCCTCGACGAGGAGGGGGCGGAGCGGCTGCGTACGGCTCTGGCGGCGACACACGAGGCACCTCTGCCCGACTACCGCAGGATCGACACCCTTTTCCATCTGACGCTGGCCGAGCTCTCCGGCTCACCCTCCCTCGCCGCCCGGTACGCGGCTGTGAGGGCGAGCGTCAACGACCTGCTGGACTGCCTCCCCCTGCTGGTACGGAACCTCGAACATTCGCAGCATCAGCACACGGCCCTCGTCGGCGCGGTGCTCGACGGCGACGAGGCCGGCGCGCGGGCGGTGATGCGCGAGCACTGCGCGGGGACCGCCGCGCTGCTCCGCGGCTTCCTGGCTTGA
- a CDS encoding glutamine synthetase family protein, whose amino-acid sequence MADRKPPLGTDELRVLVERGEIDTVVLAFPDMQGRLQGKRFAASFFLDEVLEHGTEGCNYLLAVDTDMNTVDGFAMSSWSNGYGDFAMRPDLTTLRLIPWHEGTALVMADLSWDDGSPVVAAPRQILRRQLERLAAHGLTAHVGTELEFIVFKDTYEEAWDRDYRGLTPANQYNIDYSVLGTGRVEPLLRRIRNEMAAAGLTVESAKGECNPGQHEIVFRYDEALVTCDQHAVYKTGSKEIAAQEGVSLTFMAKFNEREGNSCHIHLSLQDAGGHSVMAGEDGTMSPVMRHFLAGQLAALRDFSLLYAPNINSYKRFQPGSFAPTAVAWGHDNRTCALRVVGHGRSMRFENRLPGGDVNPYLAVAGLVAAGLHGIENELELPDACEGNAYTAGYDQVPTTLREAAALWEDSEVAREAFGDDVVAHYRNTARVELEAFDAAVTDWELRRSFERL is encoded by the coding sequence GTGGCAGACCGAAAACCCCCGCTGGGGACCGACGAGCTGCGTGTGCTCGTGGAACGCGGTGAGATCGACACCGTGGTCCTCGCCTTCCCCGACATGCAGGGCAGGCTGCAGGGCAAACGGTTCGCGGCGTCCTTCTTCCTCGACGAGGTGCTGGAGCACGGCACGGAGGGCTGCAACTACCTCCTCGCCGTCGACACGGACATGAACACCGTCGACGGCTTCGCGATGTCCTCCTGGTCCAACGGCTACGGCGACTTCGCGATGCGCCCCGACCTCACGACCCTGCGCCTGATCCCCTGGCACGAGGGAACCGCCCTGGTCATGGCCGATCTCTCCTGGGACGACGGCTCGCCGGTCGTCGCCGCGCCCCGCCAGATCCTCCGGCGGCAGCTGGAGAGGCTCGCCGCACACGGACTGACCGCCCACGTCGGCACGGAACTCGAATTCATCGTCTTCAAGGACACCTACGAGGAGGCGTGGGACCGCGACTACCGCGGCCTCACCCCGGCGAACCAGTACAACATCGACTACTCGGTCCTCGGCACGGGCCGCGTCGAACCGCTGCTGCGCCGCATCCGCAACGAGATGGCGGCCGCCGGGCTGACCGTCGAGTCCGCCAAGGGCGAGTGCAACCCCGGCCAGCACGAGATCGTCTTCCGCTACGACGAGGCCCTCGTCACCTGCGACCAGCACGCCGTCTACAAGACGGGCTCCAAGGAGATCGCGGCCCAGGAGGGCGTCTCGCTCACCTTCATGGCCAAGTTCAACGAGCGCGAGGGCAACTCCTGCCACATCCACCTCTCGCTCCAGGACGCCGGAGGACACAGCGTCATGGCGGGCGAGGACGGCACGATGTCGCCCGTGATGCGGCACTTCCTCGCCGGCCAGCTCGCGGCCCTGCGCGACTTCTCCCTGCTGTACGCGCCGAACATCAACTCCTACAAGCGTTTCCAGCCCGGCTCCTTCGCCCCGACCGCCGTCGCCTGGGGCCACGACAACCGCACCTGCGCCCTGCGCGTCGTCGGCCACGGCCGCTCGATGCGCTTCGAGAACCGGCTGCCCGGCGGTGACGTCAACCCGTACCTGGCGGTCGCCGGCCTCGTCGCCGCCGGACTCCACGGCATCGAGAACGAACTGGAACTCCCCGACGCCTGCGAGGGAAACGCCTACACCGCCGGATACGACCAGGTCCCCACCACGCTCCGCGAGGCCGCCGCACTCTGGGAGGACAGCGAGGTGGCCCGGGAGGCCTTCGGCGACGACGTCGTCGCGCACTACCGCAACACGGCGCGCGTCGAACTGGAGGCCTTCGACGCAGCGGTGACCGACTGGGAGCTCCGCCGCTCCTTCGAACGTCTGTGA
- a CDS encoding aldehyde dehydrogenase family protein, which produces MNHEHRVLNPATEELVATVPATTAAEVDAAVTRAAAAQRAWAALAPGDRARLLRRFAVVVDEHAEELALLEVTEAGHTVGNARWEAANVRDLLDYAAGGVERLTGRQIPVPGGIDLTFLEPLGVVGVIAPWNFPMPIAAWGTAPALAAGNAVLLKPAETTPLTALRLARLALDAGLPEHLFQVLPGAGDVAGNALVEHPGVAKIVFTGSARVGKRIMAGCADRVKRLTLELGGKSPNIVFADADIEAAAAAAPMSFLDNAGQDCCARSRILVQRSAYDRFLELLVPAVASVVVGDPSDEKTDMGPLISRTQLERVRAYVPPGADGIRGGAPTGPGFWFPPTVLTGIAPDAPVATEEVFGPVAVVLPFDDEDDAVRLADATEHGLAGSIWTRDVGRALRVSRAVRAGNLSVNSHSAVRYWTPFGGYKQSGLGRELGPDALTAFTETKNVFIGTEA; this is translated from the coding sequence GTGAACCACGAACACCGCGTCCTGAACCCGGCGACCGAGGAGCTCGTCGCCACCGTCCCCGCCACCACCGCCGCCGAGGTGGACGCCGCCGTCACCCGGGCCGCGGCCGCCCAGCGCGCCTGGGCGGCCCTGGCGCCCGGCGACCGCGCCCGGCTGCTGCGCCGCTTCGCCGTCGTCGTCGACGAACACGCCGAGGAACTGGCCCTGCTGGAGGTCACCGAAGCGGGCCACACCGTGGGCAACGCACGCTGGGAGGCCGCCAACGTCCGGGACCTGCTGGACTACGCGGCCGGGGGAGTGGAACGCCTGACGGGGCGCCAGATCCCCGTACCGGGCGGGATCGACCTCACGTTCCTCGAACCGCTGGGCGTCGTCGGAGTGATCGCCCCGTGGAACTTCCCCATGCCGATCGCGGCCTGGGGTACCGCCCCCGCCCTCGCCGCCGGAAACGCCGTCCTCCTCAAACCGGCCGAGACCACCCCGCTCACCGCCCTCCGGCTGGCCCGGCTCGCTCTCGACGCCGGCCTCCCCGAACACCTCTTCCAGGTCCTGCCCGGCGCCGGCGACGTGGCGGGCAACGCACTCGTCGAACACCCGGGTGTGGCCAAGATCGTCTTCACCGGGTCGGCCCGCGTCGGCAAGCGGATCATGGCCGGATGCGCGGACCGGGTGAAGCGGCTGACCCTCGAACTCGGAGGCAAGAGCCCCAACATCGTCTTCGCCGACGCCGACATCGAGGCCGCCGCGGCCGCCGCGCCCATGTCCTTCCTGGACAACGCGGGCCAGGACTGCTGTGCCCGCAGCCGCATCCTGGTCCAGCGGTCGGCCTACGACCGCTTCCTGGAACTCCTCGTCCCGGCCGTCGCCTCCGTCGTCGTGGGAGACCCGTCGGACGAGAAGACGGATATGGGACCGCTGATCTCCCGGACCCAGCTGGAGCGCGTCCGCGCGTACGTACCCCCGGGCGCGGACGGCATCCGGGGCGGCGCGCCCACCGGCCCGGGCTTCTGGTTCCCCCCGACCGTCCTCACCGGGATCGCCCCCGACGCCCCCGTGGCCACCGAAGAGGTCTTCGGGCCGGTCGCCGTCGTCCTGCCCTTCGACGACGAGGACGACGCCGTCCGGCTGGCCGACGCCACCGAACACGGCCTGGCCGGCTCCATCTGGACCCGCGACGTGGGCCGCGCCCTGCGGGTCTCCCGGGCGGTCCGGGCCGGGAACCTCTCCGTCAACTCCCACTCCGCCGTCCGCTACTGGACCCCGTTCGGCGGGTACAAACAGTCCGGGCTCGGCCGTGAACTGGGGCCAGACGCCCTCACGGCCTTCACCGAAACCAAGAACGTCTTCATCGGCACGGAGGCCTGA
- a CDS encoding 3-oxoacyl-ACP reductase yields MTTDTGNICRRLTGRTAVITGAGSGIGLATARRLASEGAHVVCGDIDESAGRAAAKEAGGTFVRVDVTDPDQVEALFAAADDTYGSVDIAFNNAGISPPDDDSILTTGLEAWKRVQDVNLTSVYLCCKAALPYMRRQGRGSIINTASFVARMGAATSQISYTASKGGVLALSRELGVQFAREGIRVNALCPGPVNTPLLQELFATDPERAARRLVHIPLGRFAEATEIAAAVAFLASDDSSFVNATDFLVDGGISGAYVTPLD; encoded by the coding sequence ATGACCACCGACACGGGGAACATCTGCCGCCGCCTGACCGGCCGCACCGCCGTCATCACCGGGGCCGGCAGCGGCATCGGCCTCGCCACCGCCCGCAGGCTGGCGTCGGAAGGGGCGCACGTCGTCTGCGGCGACATCGACGAGAGCGCGGGCAGGGCCGCCGCGAAGGAGGCGGGAGGCACCTTCGTACGCGTCGACGTCACCGACCCCGACCAGGTCGAGGCACTCTTCGCCGCGGCTGACGACACCTACGGCTCCGTCGACATCGCCTTCAACAACGCGGGCATCTCGCCGCCCGACGACGACTCGATCCTCACCACCGGTCTCGAGGCCTGGAAACGCGTCCAGGACGTCAACCTCACCTCCGTCTACCTCTGCTGCAAGGCCGCACTCCCCTACATGAGGCGCCAGGGCCGCGGTTCGATCATCAACACCGCGTCCTTCGTGGCCCGGATGGGCGCGGCGACCTCCCAGATCTCGTACACCGCGTCCAAGGGCGGCGTCCTCGCCCTGTCCCGCGAACTCGGGGTGCAGTTCGCCCGCGAGGGGATCCGGGTCAACGCCCTCTGCCCCGGACCGGTCAACACCCCCCTGCTCCAGGAGCTGTTCGCCACCGACCCGGAGCGTGCCGCCCGCAGGCTCGTCCACATCCCGCTCGGCCGGTTCGCCGAGGCCACGGAGATCGCCGCCGCCGTCGCCTTCCTCGCGAGCGACGACTCCTCGTTCGTCAACGCCACCGACTTCCTCGTCGACGGCGGGATCTCGGGGGCGTACGTGACCCCGCTCGACTGA
- a CDS encoding DUF2510 domain-containing protein yields MNNATPPGWYPDVNVPGTERWWDGTAWTGHTRSTAVTRPLAVQPRAAPRGSGATRAVAMTVAGLLVAAAVVTGFVVLGEDGGTEPTSSPRTGAPPTATDSASAPGPTPAEGPDDDPAVLVDQLNGVTLPVPDGWEKPENTLDDASTMRTVGSYTCPGDSGSFCYHGTVTVRTASGTDLTDMRALAEEDIGTAADRAYGKDIVGDRIHGGIRSHKDLASRSVTVAGRTGHLVRRQVTTGKGPGGYVQSLVFPSAVGSETPVIVRFAFDAGRGDLPLSLMDTITRGIRPIGDATGGGVGSTVGP; encoded by the coding sequence ATGAACAACGCGACTCCGCCCGGCTGGTACCCGGACGTGAACGTGCCCGGCACCGAGCGGTGGTGGGACGGCACCGCCTGGACCGGCCACACCCGCTCGACCGCCGTCACCCGGCCGCTCGCGGTCCAGCCGCGGGCCGCACCCCGGGGATCCGGCGCCACCAGGGCCGTCGCCATGACCGTGGCGGGCCTGCTCGTCGCCGCCGCCGTCGTCACCGGCTTCGTGGTGCTGGGCGAGGACGGCGGCACGGAGCCGACGTCCTCGCCCCGCACCGGCGCGCCGCCCACCGCCACGGACAGCGCGAGCGCGCCCGGCCCGACGCCCGCCGAGGGCCCGGACGACGACCCCGCGGTGCTGGTCGACCAGCTCAACGGGGTCACGCTTCCCGTCCCCGACGGCTGGGAGAAGCCGGAGAACACCCTCGACGACGCCTCGACGATGCGTACGGTCGGCTCCTACACCTGCCCCGGCGACTCGGGGAGCTTCTGCTACCACGGCACGGTCACGGTCCGGACCGCGAGCGGGACCGACCTCACGGACATGAGGGCGCTGGCCGAGGAGGACATCGGGACGGCGGCCGACCGCGCCTACGGCAAGGACATCGTCGGCGACCGCATCCACGGGGGCATCAGGTCCCACAAGGACCTGGCGTCCAGGTCCGTGACCGTGGCGGGGCGTACCGGACACCTGGTGCGCCGACAGGTCACCACGGGCAAGGGCCCCGGCGGCTACGTGCAGTCCCTCGTCTTCCCCTCCGCGGTGGGCAGCGAGACGCCGGTCATCGTGCGCTTCGCGTTCGACGCGGGCCGGGGCGACCTGCCTCTCTCCCTCATGGACACCATCACCCGGGGCATCCGCCCGATCGGCGACGCCACCGGCGGCGGCGTGGGAAGCACCGTCGGGCCCTGA